Proteins co-encoded in one Strix uralensis isolate ZFMK-TIS-50842 chromosome 2, bStrUra1, whole genome shotgun sequence genomic window:
- the MPZL1 gene encoding myelin protein zero-like protein 1: protein MAAAGGIAGRSAAAAPARLPCLAWLLAAAAALTAVQVSAVEVNTPEEIFVENGTDAKLPCTFTSVEVISSAASVSWSFQPEGAATRISFFYYFNGKPYPGKDIPFKDRITWAGDLNKKDASISISNMQFRDNGTYICDVKNPPDIVVKPGEIRVRVVEKDSLPAFPIAMVAGIVIGTVTGLSPLISIVVCLVIRKNNSKKRYSGCSTSESLMAPVKQAPQKSPSDTEGLVNSVPARSHQGPVIYAQLDHSGGQHSDKINKSESVVYADIRKN, encoded by the exons ATGGCAGCGGCCGGAGGCATCGCGGGGCGTTCggcggccgccgctcccgcgcGGCTCCCCTGCTTGGCGTGGCtgctggccgccgccgccgcgctgacCGCcg TCCAAGTATCAGCAGTAGAGGTCAACACGCCAGAGGAGATATTTGTGGAGAATGGGACAGACGCAAAGCTTCCATGCACATTTACATCTGTGGAAGTGATCAGCAGCGCAGCATCTGTTTCTTGGAGTTTTCAACCAGAGGGAGCTGCAACTCGTATCTCA TTTTTCTATTACTTTAACGGAAAGCCATACCCTGGAAAGGACATACCATTTAAAGACAGGATCACTTGGGCTGGAGATCTTAACAAGAAAGATGCTTCTATCAGTATATCAAACATGCAGTTCCGGGACAACGGCACTTACATTTGCGATGTCAAGAACCCACCTGACATTGTTGTCAAACCAGGAGAAATCCGAGTTAGAGTTGTGGAGAAAG acAGCCTGCCTGCGTTCCCCATTGCCATGGTGGCAGGGATAGTCATCGGTACGGTTACAGGTCTCTCACCGCTCATCTCTATTGTCGTGTGTCTTGTCATCAGAAAGAACAACTCTAAAAAACGATACTCTGG CTGCAGTACATCTGAGAGCTTGATGGCACCGGTTAAGCAGGCTCCGCAGAAGTCGCCCTCCGACACAGAGGGTCTGGTAAACAGCGTGCCCGCCAGATCACACCAG GGCCCAGTCATTTACGCGCAGTTAGATCATTCCGGAGGACAGCACAGCGACAAGATTAACAAGTCAGAGTCTGTGGTCTATGCTGATATTCGGAAGAACTGA